The following coding sequences lie in one Treponema socranskii subsp. buccale genomic window:
- a CDS encoding ATP-dependent Clp protease proteolytic subunit produces the protein MNERMNTLVPSVIERSGNVERSYDIFSRLLKDRIIFIDGEINDVTADLVVAQILFLESENPDKDISMYINSPGGSVTAGLAIYDTMQYVKCHIQTICMGQAASMGAILLAGGTAGKRFALPSSRVMIHQPWGGVQGQESDISIQAKEIVRLKKLTIDYFAHHTKKTPEQVASDMERDFYMSAEDALAYGIVDHVMPGRKKQ, from the coding sequence CCTCCGTCATCGAGCGGAGCGGAAACGTCGAGCGTTCCTACGATATTTTTTCACGGCTGCTCAAAGACAGAATCATCTTTATCGACGGGGAGATAAACGACGTTACGGCGGACTTGGTCGTCGCGCAGATTCTCTTTCTCGAATCGGAAAATCCCGATAAAGATATCAGTATGTACATAAACAGTCCCGGAGGATCGGTCACTGCGGGACTTGCGATCTACGATACGATGCAGTACGTCAAGTGCCACATCCAAACGATCTGCATGGGACAGGCTGCAAGCATGGGCGCAATCCTCCTCGCAGGCGGCACTGCGGGAAAAAGATTCGCCCTTCCCTCTTCGCGCGTTATGATTCACCAGCCCTGGGGCGGCGTGCAGGGACAGGAAAGCGACATTTCCATTCAGGCGAAAGAAATCGTGCGCTTGAAAAAATTGACGATCGATTATTTTGCGCACCACACGAAAAAAACGCCCGAACAGGTCGCATCCGATATGGAACGCGATTTTTATATGTCGGCCGAAGACGCGCTCGCGTACGGCATCGTCGATCACGTTATGCCGGGGAGAAAAAAGCAATGA
- the clpX gene encoding ATP-dependent Clp protease ATP-binding subunit ClpX produces the protein MKRFGSDAQFCSFCGKPADASRHLVGAPSGNIHICNQCVAVCQSMLDQEEGEVAPITMNDVPTPKEFKAYLDQYVVGQDEAKKTLSVAVYNHYKRMSVPKSMRKDDDVLIEKSNILLMGPTGSGKTLLAKTLAQKLKVPFAIADATTLTEAGYVGEDVENVLLKLINAANGNIKAAERGIIFIDEIDKISRKSENTSITRDVSGEGVQQALLKIIEGTHASVPPQGGRKHPNQEMIDIDTTNILFILGGAFVGLEKIIEQRTAERAMGFGSNVGMMNEEERMNLLNRCTPDDLVKFGIIPELIGRMPITVALKELTRDDLVRILTEPKNAITKQFQASFALDNVKLEFTDEAIGEIADEAVRQKTGARGLRSIVEKMLQDIMYELPSIKDREQKKLVISKDIVQNKTHLDVGSLLTA, from the coding sequence ATGAAACGATTCGGAAGCGACGCGCAGTTTTGTTCGTTTTGCGGAAAGCCCGCAGACGCATCGCGTCATCTCGTAGGAGCGCCTTCGGGCAATATCCACATCTGCAATCAGTGCGTCGCCGTCTGCCAAAGTATGCTCGATCAGGAAGAAGGAGAAGTCGCGCCGATTACGATGAACGACGTCCCTACTCCGAAAGAATTCAAAGCATATCTCGATCAATATGTCGTGGGACAGGACGAAGCGAAAAAGACGCTTTCGGTCGCCGTGTACAACCACTATAAGCGCATGTCGGTTCCGAAAAGCATGCGCAAAGACGACGATGTGCTCATCGAAAAATCGAACATACTGCTCATGGGGCCGACCGGAAGCGGAAAGACGCTGCTTGCAAAAACGCTCGCGCAAAAACTCAAAGTACCCTTTGCCATCGCCGATGCGACGACGCTCACCGAAGCGGGTTATGTCGGAGAAGACGTCGAAAACGTGCTTTTAAAATTGATAAACGCCGCAAACGGCAACATCAAAGCCGCCGAACGCGGTATCATCTTTATCGACGAAATCGACAAAATTTCGCGCAAAAGCGAAAATACGTCGATCACGCGCGACGTGTCGGGCGAAGGCGTACAGCAGGCGCTTTTAAAAATCATCGAAGGTACGCATGCGAGCGTTCCGCCGCAGGGAGGACGCAAGCACCCGAATCAGGAGATGATCGATATCGACACGACGAACATCCTCTTTATCCTGGGCGGCGCTTTCGTCGGCCTTGAAAAGATCATCGAACAGCGCACCGCGGAGCGCGCGATGGGTTTCGGCAGCAACGTCGGTATGATGAACGAAGAAGAGCGCATGAACCTGCTCAATCGCTGCACGCCCGACGACCTCGTCAAATTCGGCATCATCCCCGAACTGATCGGACGGATGCCCATCACCGTCGCGCTCAAAGAGCTCACGCGGGACGATTTGGTGCGCATCCTTACCGAACCGAAAAACGCGATCACCAAGCAGTTTCAAGCGTCTTTCGCCCTCGACAACGTCAAGCTCGAATTTACCGATGAAGCGATCGGGGAAATCGCCGACGAAGCCGTCCGCCAAAAAACCGGCGCGCGGGGACTTCGCAGCATCGTCGAAAAAATGCTGCAGGATATCATGTACGAACTCCCGTCGATCAAAGACCGCGAGCAAAAAAAGCTCGTCATTTCGAAAGATATCGTGCAAAATAAAACCCATCTCGACGTAGGATCTCTTTTGACGGCGTAA
- a CDS encoding leucine-rich repeat domain-containing protein: MKHKTRGAALATAALVALIALFGMTGCPNNAGGGGTLQASLVSGGASLILSADKLTIKVTVKTADSSSVTVEGCTETTLTSDSETELHAKGTTVILKGRIIKLVCSDNRLIALNVQGLSALEELVCSDNRLTALNVQGLNALEVLLCGSNRLTELNVQGLSALKSLGCQGNRLAELNVQGLNALKLLDCFSNQLTDLKVHNLSALESLSCHSNQLAELNVQGLSNLKKLGCQGNKLTELDAQGLNKLERLDCYNNRLTDLKVHNLSALESLSCQGNRLTSLNVSGCTALKTLNRSSNKIAGKFAVPAFFNSLPDRLPADDARCYLYTEKAGVPEGNLTNFTGSGVATAFQNAKNRNWKMYKYDANGDPVEI; this comes from the coding sequence ATGAAACACAAAACAAGAGGAGCGGCGCTCGCAACAGCCGCGTTGGTGGCGCTTATTGCGCTCTTTGGCATGACAGGCTGTCCGAATAACGCGGGCGGCGGCGGAACCCTGCAAGCATCCCTTGTTTCAGGCGGTGCATCGCTCATCTTAAGCGCCGACAAGCTCACCATCAAAGTTACGGTAAAAACCGCCGACAGCTCTTCTGTTACGGTGGAAGGCTGCACCGAAACAACGCTTACAAGCGATTCGGAAACGGAACTGCACGCAAAGGGTACAACCGTTATCTTAAAAGGCCGTATCATCAAGCTGGTCTGCAGCGACAATCGGCTCATCGCCCTTAACGTACAGGGTTTAAGTGCTTTGGAAGAGCTGGTCTGCAGCGACAATCGGCTCACTGCCCTTAACGTACAGGGCTTAAATGCTTTGGAAGTGCTGCTTTGCGGCAGCAATCGGCTTACCGAACTTAACGTGCAGGGGTTAAGTGCTTTGAAAAGTTTGGGTTGTCAGGGCAATCGGCTTGCCGAACTTAACGTGCAGGGTTTAAACGCCTTGAAATTACTGGACTGCTTCAGTAATCAGCTTACCGATCTTAAGGTGCATAACTTAAGTGCTTTGGAAAGTCTGAGCTGTCATAGCAATCAGCTTGCCGAACTTAACGTGCAGGGATTAAGCAATTTGAAAAAACTGGGCTGTCAAGGCAATAAGCTTACCGAACTTGATGCGCAAGGCTTAAACAAGTTGGAACGGCTGGACTGCTACAATAATCGGCTTACCGATCTTAAGGTGCATAACTTAAGTGCTTTGGAAAGTCTGAGCTGTCAGGGCAATCGGCTTACCTCTCTTAACGTGAGCGGCTGCACTGCTTTAAAGACGCTGAACCGCAGCAGCAATAAGATTGCAGGGAAGTTTGCGGTTCCCGCGTTTTTTAACTCTTTACCGGATCGCCTGCCGGCCGATGATGCACGGTGTTATCTGTATACCGAAAAGGCCGGCGTTCCCGAAGGCAACTTGACGAACTTTACCGGTTCCGGTGTGGCCACAGCTTTTCAAAACGCAAAAAACCGCAACTGGAAGATGTATAAATACGATGCAAACGGGGATCCCGTTGAGATTTAG